From the genome of Nicotiana sylvestris chromosome 2, ASM39365v2, whole genome shotgun sequence, one region includes:
- the LOC138885228 gene encoding uncharacterized protein: MEVKDIIETFLDEQLLAMTMEEASWYADIANYLASGIVPYELSSMQKKKFFRDCRAFSCLLKKYEVRHKVASPYHPQSSGQVEVSNREIKSVLTKTVNATRTNWAKKLDDALWAYRTTFKTPIGMSLNKFVFGKACHLPVEFKHKALWVLRQLNLDIETAGTSRITRLHELEEFRFRAFESARLYKEKMKLMHDNHILDRNFKPRDLVLLYNSRLRLFPGKLKSRWSVPFRVVQRFLSGVVEIESEDGTNKFTVNGQRLKHYLGMDEEKGDKVVITLEEP, from the exons ATGGAGGTTAAAGATATCATAGAGACATTCCTGGATGAACAGTTACTTGCTATGACAATGGAGGAGGCGTCatggtatgctgatattgctaattatttagcaagcggtattgtaccttatgaactctcttcaatgcaaaagaaaaagttctttcgcGATTGTCG agcatTCTCATGCTTGTTGAAAAAGTATGAAGTTCGCCATAAAGTAGCGTCACCTTATCACCCACAGTCGAgcgggcaagttgaagtgtcaaatagggagattaaaagtgtccttacaaaaacagtgaatgcaacaaggaccaattgggcgaaaaagctagatgatgcattgtgggcataccgcacaacattcaaaactccaattggtatgtcactgAACAAGTTTGTGTTTGGAAAGGCATGCCACCTTCCGGTAGAGTTCAAACATAAAGCATTGTGGGTATTGCGGCAGTTGAATTTGGATATAGAGACAGCAGGCACTAGCAGAATCACTAGGTTACATGAGCTCGAAGAATTTAGGTTCCGGGCATTCGAGAGTGCTAGACTATATAAAGAAAAGATGAAACTAATGCATGATAATCACATCTTGGATCGGAACTTCAAACCCAGAGATCTAGTGTTGTTATACAACTCGAGATTGAGATTGTTTCCGGGTAAGTTGAAGTCCCGATGGTCAGTACCCTTCAGAGTGGTGCAAAGGTTCTTAAGTGGAGTTGTGGAGATTGAATCAGAAGATGGGACAAATAAGTTCACGGTGAATGGGCAAAGGCTGAAACATTACCTTGGCATGGACGAAGAAAAAGGGGATAAAGTGGTAATAACTTTGGAAGAGCCCTAG
- the LOC138885229 gene encoding uncharacterized protein, with amino-acid sequence MDLQFENGLQAAADEGEKKKLTQENKSLKSQIRKLKIPARNPEKSRAGERLISSLKKKALECQDDLEKSEASLAKVRAHLAENAKGRAQFVRQIYEGAITSLKRKMTTLKNEAAKQAKNFKADREHCYDLMARMEEEMQQLENQHLHDTQVLESRNQQVGRLL; translated from the coding sequence atggaccttcagtttgagaatgggttgcaagctgccgcagatgaaggcgagaagaagaagtTAACTCAGGAAAATAAATCCCTCAAATCTCAAATTAGGAAGTTGAAAATacctgctagaaacccggaaaaaAGCCGAGCGGGCGAAAGGCTcataagcagtctgaaaaagaaagcccttgagtgtcaggatgacctagaaaagtctgaggccagtcTGGCGAAAGTCCGGGCTCATTTGGCGGAAAATGCAAAAGGGCGGGCACAGTTTGTGCGGCAAATATATGAAGGGGCAATCACCAGCctgaagagaaaaatgactaccctcaagaatgaggcagccaagcaggccaaaaactttaaagctgatagggaacactgttatgatttgatggctcggatggaggaagaaatgcaacagttagaaaatcaacatctccatgaCACTCAGGTGTTAGAATCCCGGAATCAACAGGTCGGGCGTCTGCTTTAG